The following is a genomic window from Clostridium fungisolvens.
ATTATTTGCCGAAAAAAGTCATAGTTTATTTTCTAATAATATAATTGTTTGCCTTATAATATCAATATCAATGTTAGTATTATTCTGTAAGGTTGAAAAGAAAGCAGAAGAGCCTATAATACCTTTTGAGATCTTTACTAAAACAAATACTGTAACAAATATAATAGGTTTCTTAGCTTCTGCTGTACTTATAGGCTGTGATGTATACATGCCAATATATATACAGAACATACTTGGAAAAAGCGCCACAATTTCTGGGCTTTCTCTTGCACCAATGTCTATTTCCTGGTTAGTTGCTGCAGTTGTTTTAGGAAAAGCTATTACAAAATATGGAGAAAGAACTACAACAATATTCTCTTTTATAGTTTTGATAATAGGTTCAGTACTTCTTGCTACTCTCGGTGCAAACTCACCCCTATTTTTATCAATGACTTATACATTTATATTAGGGGCAGGTTTTGGAGGCGCTTTTACTATAATCACAATAATAGTACAATCCTCTGTAGAATTTAACATGAGAGGAGCAGCTACCGCTTCAAACACTTTACTTCGTACATTAGGTCAGACTATTGGAGTTAGTGTTTTTGGAAGCATGTTTAACCTTAGCATAATAAACTATTTTAGTAAAATTGGAATAACTAATATAGACCCTAACAACCTTTACACTTCTGCTGAAGGAAAAATTAAGTATACAGTTGATAGTGTAATCAATTCACAAATCAGTGGTATAAAAAGTATATTCTTTATATTAGTTATAATTTCCGTAGTGTGCTTAGTTCTTTCCTTTATGCTTCCTAATAAGCTAAAAAAAATTAATGATATTAACCAAGATTAAGATTTATTTAATTAATGACAGACAAGAGAGTATGCTTGAAAAGTTTTTCAGGTTTACTCTCTTATTTTATATAGGATTCCTAGTTCAACAATTAATTTATGCATGCCTACAAAATCTTGGTGGTTGATTTTAGAACAAGTATAAGTTAAGTTTCGATATATGAACTCCATATCAAAACTAACCTTTAAAAATAAACTCCTTATGAAGCACCCAAGTATTATTCTCCCACTTATAAATAGATATATTGTCAAAGCTACTTTCAAATTTACAAGGTATTTCTGTAACATACTCCCATATATATTGATATATTGGTTTTATATTTTTTGATGCAACAGTTATGTGAAAGGCTTTTTCCTTTCCTTCCTTTCCCTCGAAATTTATAAAACTAAATGATTGTAAAACATCAATTACTTTATCATGTATCTCTTTTCCCTCATCAGTCAGTTTCATGCTCATATATACAACTCTATTATCAAAATGATCAAATCCATCAATTGTTAACGGAGTTACTTTACTTTGTTCGCATAAACCTTTCAGTTGGTCTTCCATTTCTTTTATACTACCCTCATACTCAAATGGAGCTTTTATTGTAAAATGTGCAGGTAACTTTGAAGATTTCGCTTTGAATTTATTAAACATTTCTTTTCTTAAGTTATTATTAAAATCTCCTGCTTTTCCTTTAATAACTGAAACAATAACATATCTCATAATTAGTTCTCCTCTTACTTACATTAATTTTTTGTTAAACCAAGTTCTAATTTCATTCATATTTAAATCATTTTACTCCTCGCTTAAAGCATTTATATAAAACTTATTTACAATAAAAACATACATTTATATTATTATATATTTGATAATATTTATTATATAAATATATAACCAAAACTTTTATCTAATACTTATATAAAACCATAAAAAGATATTTTTATTATTCTTACTTCTAATAGTCTTGCTATTGTTGATATTTTATATATTGTTCCTCAAGTTTTCAATAACTTAACAGGAATAGTTTCGCCTCAAAAACAAAGAATATTACTGGAGGTGATTTGATATGCAACAAGCTAACGGCAAGAAAAAATTAGGTGACAAAAAAGCTTATCTAAATAAATATAAGAATTCAGAACCAAACCCTGTAAACACAAATGGAGATAAAGATATGAGAGAACCTGTAAGAGGTTTACCACAAAGATAATTTGGGACATGTATAATTTGTAAATTTTGATTACATAAATGTGGAGGTGTATATGTCATGCAAAGCACAAATCATATAAATAAACCAGTTCATAAAGATCACGGTAAAGGTAAAAACTACAATCCAAATCCTGTGAAGATTGTCTGGAATAAAGATGCAAAGAAACCAGTTAGACATTCACCTGAAGAGTATCTTTAAGCTTATTTAACAGTTAAATCATAAAAAACTATAAAAAAAGAAAGGATGTAAGCAAGGACTTTCTTAAGGTCTTATGTTTTACAGAACGGTGGCTAATTATGACTCAAAAATTAGGGAAAAATAATAGAACCGGAGAAAAATCTTATTATAGAAATAGAGATAATAAATCTGCAGCTAATCCAGTAAATGCTGAATTTAATGAAAATACAAGTATGCCTGTAAAACATCTTCCAAAGCAATAGCATAAGATAAAATTAATGTGTATAAATTCACAAAATTAGGTAGCTATTTACTAGCTACCTCTTTTATAGTGTTTATTGATCTTAGTGGCTATCTTTATTTTATGGTGTGTTAAAGGATATCACCGAAATTAATTAGTTTTGAATAGTATACAATATAAACGTTTATTTAATAATAATTGTAAAATTACCCATAAACTTATATTTATGATATAATTTTTTGTGAAATTATTTTTTAGGAGGCACTATGAGCAAAGTTTATTTCGTTCGTCATGCACTTCCAGACTTCAACGTACATGACGATTTAGTAAGACCTTTAACTGAAGATGGAGTAAAATCAACCTATAAAGTAACCGATTTTTTGCAAGATAAGAAGATTACTAAAGCCTATTGTAGTCCTTACAAAAGATCACTTGACACCATTTTAGATTTTACAAACAAGAATTGTTTGGAAGTATTAATAATTGATGATTTAAGAGAAAGAAAGATAAGTAATTCTTGGATTGAAGATTTCCATACCTTTGCCCGAAATCAATGGGAGGATTTTAACTTTAAATTATCAGAGGGTGAAAGCTTGAAGGAAGTTCAGAATAGAAATGTACAGGCTTTACATAGTATACTAGAAAAGCACCCAGAAGAGAATATTGTGATAGGAACTCATGGGACTGCTCTTGGTACAATTATAAATTATTATGATAAAAGCTTTGATTATAATAGTTTTTTGAGAATAATAGATCTAATGCCCTTTATAGTTTGCATGGAATTTGAAGGAATAAGTTTAGTAAGTTTAGAAGAATTTGTATTGTAATGATTTCTGTTCAATTTAACTTAAACTTACTTTTGTAAGTACAAACCTGGAACTTCTTAATATATTTTTTTCAAGTTAAAATAGATTCTTAAAAACCACGGTGTTTCTATATCATACTACTAAACCA
Proteins encoded in this region:
- a CDS encoding MDR family MFS transporter gives rise to the protein MDSRKNSIITALMVAMFLGAVEGTVVTTAVPSIVKSLNGFELISWVFSAYMLTSAISTPVYGKLSDLYGRKLMLSIAISIFLLGSFLCGFSTNMYLLIFFRALQGLGAGGIFTISYTIVGDVFTLAERAKVQGWLSSVWGIASLVGPFLGGFFIDYLSWNWIFFINIPFGILCIILLQKNLQESFEKKSHKIDYIGTITLSFAILFILLSILFAEKSHSLFSNNIIVCLIISISMLVLFCKVEKKAEEPIIPFEIFTKTNTVTNIIGFLASAVLIGCDVYMPIYIQNILGKSATISGLSLAPMSISWLVAAVVLGKAITKYGERTTTIFSFIVLIIGSVLLATLGANSPLFLSMTYTFILGAGFGGAFTIITIIVQSSVEFNMRGAATASNTLLRTLGQTIGVSVFGSMFNLSIINYFSKIGITNIDPNNLYTSAEGKIKYTVDSVINSQISGIKSIFFILVIISVVCLVLSFMLPNKLKKINDINQD
- a CDS encoding 2'-5' RNA ligase family protein → MRYVIVSVIKGKAGDFNNNLRKEMFNKFKAKSSKLPAHFTIKAPFEYEGSIKEMEDQLKGLCEQSKVTPLTIDGFDHFDNRVVYMSMKLTDEGKEIHDKVIDVLQSFSFINFEGKEGKEKAFHITVASKNIKPIYQYIWEYVTEIPCKFESSFDNISIYKWENNTWVLHKEFIFKG
- a CDS encoding histidine phosphatase family protein, which encodes MSKVYFVRHALPDFNVHDDLVRPLTEDGVKSTYKVTDFLQDKKITKAYCSPYKRSLDTILDFTNKNCLEVLIIDDLRERKISNSWIEDFHTFARNQWEDFNFKLSEGESLKEVQNRNVQALHSILEKHPEENIVIGTHGTALGTIINYYDKSFDYNSFLRIIDLMPFIVCMEFEGISLVSLEEFVL